Proteins encoded within one genomic window of Gemmatimonadota bacterium:
- a CDS encoding argininosuccinate synthase, with protein sequence MSLKIVLAYSGGLDTSVIVPWLRETYDAEVICMAADVGQSGGLEGLEKKALATGASSYFGEDLREEFVRDYIWPTLRAGAIYARKYLLGTSMARPIIAKRQVEVALEIGADAVAHGCTGKGNDQVRFELTFQALAPQLKVIAPWREWEIHSREDALAYARARKIPLQVDETKLYSRDENLWHISHEGGPLEDPGYEPDEDMFLWTLSPENARDKSEVVEIGFEEGTPISVDGAALAPIALLQLLNEIGSRHAIGRADIVEDRLVGMKSRGVYETPGGTLLYTALQELEQLTLHRGSLALKDQLAPRYADLVYEGRWWTPEREALDALVGALAKRVTGSIRLRLYKGGIRIVGRQSPHSLYDGSLATFGEGGDYDQKDSAGFIRLFGLPLRSGVAPLPGGQPGDVENLIRQLTGAS encoded by the coding sequence ATGTCTCTGAAGATCGTATTGGCGTATTCCGGCGGGCTCGATACGTCGGTGATCGTGCCCTGGCTCCGCGAGACCTATGATGCGGAGGTCATCTGCATGGCCGCCGACGTCGGCCAGAGCGGTGGGCTGGAAGGGCTGGAGAAAAAAGCGCTGGCCACCGGCGCGTCGTCTTATTTCGGCGAAGACCTGCGCGAGGAGTTCGTCCGCGACTACATCTGGCCCACGCTTCGCGCCGGGGCGATCTACGCGCGGAAGTACCTCCTCGGGACCTCGATGGCCCGACCGATCATCGCCAAGCGGCAGGTGGAAGTCGCACTCGAGATCGGGGCCGACGCGGTGGCGCACGGATGCACGGGGAAGGGAAACGACCAGGTCCGTTTCGAGCTGACCTTCCAGGCGCTGGCGCCGCAGCTCAAGGTCATCGCCCCCTGGCGCGAATGGGAAATTCACTCGCGGGAGGATGCGCTCGCTTACGCACGGGCGCGGAAGATCCCCCTTCAGGTGGACGAGACGAAGCTCTACTCTCGCGACGAGAATCTCTGGCACATCTCGCACGAGGGCGGTCCGCTCGAGGACCCCGGGTACGAACCGGACGAGGACATGTTCCTCTGGACCCTCTCCCCCGAGAATGCGCGGGACAAGTCGGAGGTCGTCGAGATCGGCTTCGAGGAAGGGACTCCGATTTCGGTGGACGGCGCCGCGCTCGCTCCGATCGCGCTCCTTCAGCTCCTCAACGAGATCGGTTCGCGGCACGCGATCGGCCGCGCCGACATCGTGGAGGACCGTCTCGTCGGGATGAAGTCGCGCGGCGTGTACGAGACCCCCGGCGGAACGCTTCTTTATACGGCGCTCCAGGAGCTCGAGCAACTGACGCTCCACCGCGGGTCGCTCGCCCTCAAGGACCAGCTGGCGCCGCGTTACGCGGACCTGGTGTACGAGGGCCGGTGGTGGACGCCCGAGCGGGAAGCGCTCGACGCTCTCGTCGGCGCGCTCGCGAAGCGGGTCACCGGTTCCATCCGGCTCCGGCTGTACAAGGGTGGGATCCGGATCGTGGGGCGCCAGAGCCCGCACTCGCTTTACGACGGGTCGCTCGCGACCTTCGGGGAGGGCGGAGATTACGACCAGAAGGATTCTGCGGGATTCATCCGGCTCTTCGGGCTCCCCTTGCGGAGTGGAGTCGCGCCTCTTCCCGGCGGCCAGCCCGGAGACGTCGAGAACCTCATCCGGCAGCTCACGGGCGCGAGCTGA
- a CDS encoding acetylornithine transaminase encodes MTLSTTDPRAALIGVYRTPDVLFVRGDGTDLIDDTGRRYLDFTSGIGVNALGHGHPVILEAIERALETGLIHASNLFRTAPAEELARILTRLSGLDRVFFCNSGAESVEGALKFAKKWAKLRGGDDKHRIVAFSRSFHGRLWGSLAVTDRPDYRRPFEPLMPGAVFVDPTDLEAVSATLDPDLTAAVILEPIQGEGGIRFLGDDLLRTVREWTRERGIALILDEVQCGLGRAGTLFAHQSAEIRPDLLCLAKPLGGGLPMGAVLASAEIADAMSPGDHGTTFGGGPLVSAVAIAVVETVSQPGFLAEVVRKGAHLHALLEELRSRYPSTVREVRGRGLIWGIDLMEPAAPVVAGARDAGLLTVPAGSHVVRLLPPLTVSDTEIERAVSILEEVLA; translated from the coding sequence ATGACCCTTTCGACGACCGACCCGCGCGCGGCCCTGATCGGAGTTTATCGCACGCCGGACGTCCTCTTCGTCCGGGGCGACGGCACCGACCTGATCGACGACACCGGGCGGCGTTACCTCGACTTCACCTCCGGAATCGGGGTGAACGCGCTCGGTCACGGCCACCCCGTGATCCTCGAAGCGATCGAGAGGGCGCTCGAAACCGGGCTCATCCACGCATCGAACCTCTTCCGAACCGCGCCCGCGGAAGAGCTGGCGCGGATTCTCACCCGGTTATCGGGGCTGGATCGGGTCTTCTTCTGCAACTCGGGCGCGGAGTCCGTCGAAGGAGCGCTCAAGTTCGCCAAGAAGTGGGCGAAGCTCCGTGGCGGCGACGACAAGCACCGGATCGTCGCCTTCTCCAGGAGTTTTCATGGGAGGCTCTGGGGAAGCCTCGCGGTCACCGATCGTCCCGACTATCGGCGCCCCTTCGAACCGCTCATGCCGGGGGCGGTGTTCGTGGATCCGACGGACCTCGAGGCGGTCTCGGCCACCCTCGATCCGGATCTGACGGCGGCGGTCATCCTCGAGCCGATTCAGGGGGAGGGCGGGATCCGCTTCCTCGGCGACGATCTTTTGCGCACGGTTCGGGAATGGACGAGGGAGCGGGGAATCGCCCTCATCCTCGATGAGGTGCAATGCGGGCTCGGACGCGCAGGCACCCTCTTCGCCCACCAATCAGCGGAAATCCGCCCGGACCTCCTCTGTCTCGCGAAGCCGCTGGGCGGAGGCCTTCCCATGGGCGCGGTCCTCGCGTCCGCCGAGATCGCGGACGCGATGTCTCCCGGCGACCACGGGACCACCTTTGGCGGTGGCCCCCTCGTGTCGGCGGTCGCGATCGCGGTGGTGGAAACGGTGAGCCAACCCGGGTTCCTCGCGGAGGTCGTGCGGAAGGGAGCCCACCTCCATGCCCTCCTCGAAGAGTTGCGTTCCCGATACCCCTCGACCGTACGCGAGGTGCGGGGGCGGGGACTCATCTGGGGGATCGACCTGATGGAGCCGGCCGCCCCGGTCGTAGCCGGTGCGAGGGATGCCGGCCTCCTGACCGTCCCCGCGGGGTCGCACGTCGTGCGCCTCCTTCCGCCGCTCACCGTGTCCGACACGGAGATCGAGCGGGCCGTCTCGATTCTCGAGGAAGTCCTCGCTTAG
- the argB gene encoding acetylglutamate kinase — MLTVVKIGGAWLESGPAIEPFQVLAALPGDLVVVHGGGKEISRWLDRVGVPVEWADGLRVTRGDGLQVTAMVLSGWVNKRVAEALDRAGRPALGISGEDGGLLDAIPLDPARLGEVGTVRSVNPTPVRVLLDGGFTPVVSPVSRGLEGRPLNVNADEAAIALARELRADRLLLVSDVPGVLADGELLGSLTEREAEDLAARGIIAGGMKVKVQQALSAAAAGVEVRIGDEGLLSGSPGTWIRSAAASSSSARA, encoded by the coding sequence GTGCTGACCGTGGTCAAGATCGGGGGCGCATGGCTCGAGAGCGGGCCGGCGATCGAGCCTTTCCAGGTGCTCGCCGCCCTCCCCGGGGATCTCGTCGTCGTGCATGGCGGTGGGAAGGAGATCTCGCGTTGGCTCGACCGCGTCGGAGTGCCCGTCGAGTGGGCGGATGGCCTTCGAGTCACGCGGGGCGACGGTCTCCAGGTCACCGCGATGGTCCTTTCCGGGTGGGTCAACAAGCGGGTCGCCGAGGCGCTGGACCGCGCGGGGCGTCCCGCACTCGGGATCTCCGGCGAAGATGGAGGGCTCCTCGACGCGATCCCGCTGGATCCGGCTCGCCTCGGAGAAGTGGGTACGGTGCGGAGCGTGAATCCGACCCCCGTGCGGGTCCTCCTCGACGGGGGCTTCACCCCCGTCGTTTCCCCGGTTTCCAGGGGCCTGGAGGGGCGCCCGCTCAACGTCAATGCGGACGAAGCCGCGATCGCGCTCGCGCGCGAGCTTCGTGCGGACCGGCTCCTTCTCGTCTCCGACGTCCCCGGCGTTCTCGCCGACGGGGAGCTCCTCGGGTCGTTGACCGAACGTGAAGCGGAGGATCTCGCGGCGCGGGGGATCATCGCAGGAGGGATGAAGGTCAAGGTTCAGCAGGCGCTCAGCGCGGCTGCCGCCGGGGTCGAGGTCCGGATCGGCGACGAGGGACTTCTCTCCGGGAGCCCCGGCACCTGGATCCGGAGCGCCGCGGCGTCTTCCTCCTCGGCCCGGGCCTGA
- the argC gene encoding N-acetyl-gamma-glutamyl-phosphate reductase, with translation MRMASRVPATAPLRVGVFGGTGYTGDELLRLLAGQEHVKVGFATSRSSAGEPSRIPGLTFVHPDEAPTSEVDLVFLCLPHGDAATWVAGFQGDHSVVDLTADHRPGSGREAGWVYGLAERNAEEVKRASRVANPGCYPTGVLLALLPLRDAGIVDEGRLTVVDAASGVTGAGRTPRADLLFAEVSGNFRAYGEGNEHRHLREMRSLLPERSLLFQPHLLPVARGILETITVPVKEGVGAEELRKAWRDAYAGSAIVEVLDAGLPDLARVVHTDRLSLGASEVARVAPSVVTAVAAFDNLGKGAAGQAVQNMNLMQGWPMDRGLRC, from the coding sequence ATGCGCATGGCTTCCAGGGTCCCCGCAACCGCGCCACTTCGCGTCGGCGTCTTCGGCGGCACCGGGTATACCGGCGACGAGCTCCTTCGCCTTCTCGCGGGGCAGGAGCATGTGAAGGTGGGATTCGCAACCTCCCGTTCGAGCGCCGGCGAACCCTCCCGGATTCCGGGGCTCACCTTCGTGCATCCCGACGAGGCGCCGACCTCCGAAGTGGATCTGGTTTTCCTCTGCCTTCCGCACGGTGACGCCGCCACTTGGGTGGCGGGGTTCCAGGGCGACCATTCCGTCGTGGACCTGACGGCTGACCACCGCCCCGGATCGGGCCGTGAAGCGGGATGGGTGTACGGCCTCGCGGAGAGAAACGCCGAAGAAGTGAAACGCGCGAGTCGGGTCGCGAATCCCGGATGTTATCCCACCGGGGTCCTCCTGGCGCTCCTTCCCCTTCGCGACGCCGGGATCGTGGATGAAGGACGGCTGACCGTCGTGGACGCCGCTTCGGGCGTCACCGGCGCGGGACGGACCCCGCGAGCGGATCTTCTCTTCGCCGAAGTTTCGGGGAACTTCCGCGCCTACGGGGAAGGAAACGAACATCGGCACCTCAGGGAGATGCGTTCGCTCCTACCCGAGCGATCCCTCCTCTTTCAGCCCCACCTCCTCCCCGTCGCGCGCGGGATTCTGGAAACGATCACCGTCCCGGTGAAGGAGGGGGTCGGAGCCGAAGAGCTGCGAAAGGCCTGGAGAGACGCCTACGCGGGATCCGCGATCGTAGAGGTCCTCGACGCGGGGCTCCCGGATCTCGCTCGCGTCGTTCACACCGATCGCCTTTCGCTCGGAGCGTCCGAGGTGGCACGCGTCGCCCCGTCCGTGGTCACGGCCGTGGCTGCATTCGACAATCTGGGGAAGGGCGCCGCGGGTCAGGCCGTCCAGAACATGAACCTCATGCAGGGGTGGCCGATGGACCGGGGGCTCCGGTGCTGA
- the argR gene encoding arginine repressor yields the protein MAKRERQAAILELLRAHRIGSQEALRERLKKAGFDVTQATLSRDVRELRLVKIPGGDGVSHYTLPEEWENTPPLESLLPTLYVSSEGTGNLLVLRTMTGGAQAVGSAIDWEEWPEVLGTLAGDDTVLLVLRHARHLRAVQKRIEQIAGVRGG from the coding sequence GTGGCGAAGCGGGAACGGCAGGCCGCGATTCTCGAGCTCCTGCGGGCGCACCGCATCGGTAGCCAGGAGGCCCTTCGCGAGCGGCTGAAAAAGGCCGGCTTCGACGTCACCCAGGCCACTCTTTCCCGTGACGTGCGCGAGCTCCGGCTCGTGAAGATCCCGGGCGGAGATGGAGTTTCACACTACACGCTTCCGGAGGAGTGGGAAAACACTCCGCCGCTCGAGTCGCTCCTTCCGACCCTCTACGTGTCCTCCGAGGGGACCGGGAATCTCCTCGTTCTCCGCACCATGACGGGGGGCGCCCAAGCCGTCGGGTCGGCCATTGACTGGGAGGAGTGGCCGGAAGTCCTCGGCACACTCGCCGGGGACGACACCGTCCTCCTCGTGCTGCGCCACGCCCGCCATTTGCGAGCGGTGCAGAAGCGCATCGAGCAAATCGCGGGGGTCCGGGGGGGCTGA
- a CDS encoding thioredoxin domain-containing protein — MTERIHESSGGEGAPPDREVTGEEEFRDSVLGSELPTIVAFTAVWCAPCAWLYPYLDEIAEKGRERVQVRTVDVDRVPSLADRYRIATVPIVLLFESGEERARSVGVEPERLRAMADAAGRASPRTDPAQRN, encoded by the coding sequence GTGACGGAGCGGATTCATGAGTCGTCAGGAGGTGAGGGCGCGCCCCCCGACCGTGAAGTGACCGGCGAAGAAGAGTTCCGCGATTCGGTCCTCGGCTCCGAGCTTCCGACGATCGTGGCATTCACCGCGGTTTGGTGTGCGCCCTGCGCCTGGCTCTATCCCTACCTGGACGAAATCGCCGAGAAAGGGAGGGAGCGAGTGCAGGTCCGCACCGTGGACGTGGATCGGGTCCCCTCGTTGGCGGATCGTTATCGGATCGCAACCGTCCCCATCGTCCTCCTGTTCGAATCCGGCGAGGAGAGGGCGCGAAGCGTGGGGGTCGAGCCCGAACGCCTTCGAGCGATGGCCGACGCCGCAGGCCGCGCGTCACCACGGACCGATCCGGCCCAAAGGAACTAG
- a CDS encoding TonB-dependent receptor codes for MRPLPPSRLTAYFLLGLILAGHPGALDAQQGTITGQITNEDTGRPVTTAFVAAVDAEAREAQSSVTDGEGRYRLTVPPGSYSITVSGIGYGTQSLRTVQVVADQVVVANFAIPWETIDLGTVTVSVGRVPERSIGAPAHVEVISEVAIRRRPTMTPVDHLRSAPGVDIITQGVQSTNVVVRGFNNIFSGALHTLTDHRIAGVPSLRVNVMSFVPATDEDIDRIEVVLGPGAALYGPNTANGVLHMITRSPLAETGTSVRLMGGERGTFSGIFRTSHQPAEGLGIKISGQYLRADEWEYVDPAEVAEEQKFASNPDFWRQDLMRAAGIDAEEANLWISRIGDRDYQVERWGGEIRADWAVSESATAVFTAGLMNAASQIELTGLGAGQARDWRYTFLQARLNWERFFAQVYLNQSDAGDTFLLRNGTPISDRSLMFVGQLQHRSVLTPRQSLTYGVDYIFTLPRTEGTINGIYEERDETSEVGAYIQSDTRLTSRLSLVLAGRVDDHSALPSQVFSPRAALVFQPDQTQAFRLTFNRAFSTPSSLNQFLDLGTPMPARLAAAGQLGYSIRVQGTGTEGFAFAQEDGSYLMRSPFTPVLAGGPTDLIPAAAAANYWAAAVNVAVQLADLPDVTRDYLLSLQPTPAVLRASFTADPTSGIAFPLAALSLPDLDPIREETQTTYEFGYRGLIGGRALVAGDLWYSQRKNFVTPLTVQTPFITLNREDVEALVVDGLVNQGYAEPVARAIAAGLAAVPLGVVSSPDVNANGAQLLATYTNVDDELELWGLDLSATFLLTDLWAVSGSASFVSDDAFETDRGEIVVLNAPKEKGSLAVKYDDSVRGIFGEVRARFSGGFPASSGVYEATACLPDAPAVTEPCVESFTLVDLNLAYDVPALPGASIQLSVQNLLGEAYRSFPGVPEIGRMGLLGVRYEF; via the coding sequence ATGCGCCCGCTCCCTCCTTCGCGCCTCACAGCCTATTTCCTGCTTGGGCTCATTCTGGCAGGGCACCCGGGGGCGCTCGACGCTCAGCAGGGGACGATCACCGGGCAGATCACGAACGAGGACACGGGGCGCCCCGTGACGACGGCCTTCGTCGCGGCAGTGGACGCCGAAGCACGGGAAGCCCAGTCGTCGGTTACCGACGGCGAGGGGCGCTACCGGCTCACCGTCCCCCCGGGAAGCTACTCGATCACCGTCTCGGGAATCGGATACGGGACGCAAAGTCTCCGGACCGTGCAGGTCGTGGCCGATCAGGTCGTCGTCGCGAACTTCGCGATCCCGTGGGAGACGATAGACCTCGGGACGGTGACGGTTTCGGTGGGGCGCGTGCCCGAGCGCTCGATCGGCGCGCCCGCCCATGTGGAGGTGATCTCCGAGGTGGCGATTCGGAGGCGCCCGACCATGACGCCGGTGGACCATCTCCGGTCGGCGCCGGGAGTGGACATCATCACCCAGGGCGTGCAGTCCACGAACGTCGTGGTCCGTGGCTTCAACAATATCTTCTCCGGTGCCCTCCACACCCTCACCGACCACCGGATCGCGGGGGTGCCCTCCCTCCGGGTCAATGTGATGAGCTTCGTGCCGGCGACGGACGAGGACATTGACCGGATCGAAGTCGTCCTGGGGCCCGGAGCGGCGCTGTACGGCCCGAACACCGCGAACGGCGTGCTCCATATGATCACGCGCTCTCCACTCGCGGAGACGGGGACATCCGTGCGGCTGATGGGGGGAGAGCGGGGCACGTTCTCGGGGATCTTTCGGACCTCGCATCAGCCCGCGGAGGGGCTGGGGATCAAAATCTCGGGGCAATATCTCCGCGCCGACGAGTGGGAATACGTCGATCCAGCCGAGGTGGCGGAGGAGCAGAAATTCGCCTCGAATCCCGACTTCTGGCGGCAGGACCTGATGCGCGCGGCGGGAATCGATGCGGAGGAAGCGAATCTCTGGATCTCTCGCATCGGCGACCGGGACTATCAGGTCGAGAGATGGGGAGGGGAGATTCGCGCGGATTGGGCCGTGTCGGAGAGCGCGACGGCCGTCTTCACGGCCGGCCTGATGAACGCCGCCAGCCAGATCGAGCTGACCGGGCTCGGGGCGGGGCAGGCCCGGGACTGGCGGTACACCTTCCTCCAGGCTCGGCTGAACTGGGAGCGTTTCTTTGCCCAGGTCTATCTCAACCAGAGCGATGCGGGAGACACCTTCCTCCTCCGCAATGGCACGCCCATCTCGGACCGCTCGCTGATGTTCGTGGGCCAGCTCCAGCACCGGAGCGTCCTCACCCCGCGGCAATCGTTGACCTACGGGGTGGACTACATCTTCACCCTGCCGCGCACCGAAGGCACGATCAACGGGATCTACGAGGAGAGGGACGAGACGAGCGAGGTGGGTGCGTACATCCAGTCCGACACGCGGCTCACCTCGAGGCTGAGCCTGGTGCTCGCGGGGCGGGTTGACGACCATTCGGCTCTCCCGTCCCAGGTGTTTTCGCCGCGCGCGGCTCTCGTCTTCCAGCCGGACCAGACGCAGGCCTTCCGCCTCACCTTCAATCGGGCCTTCTCGACGCCCAGCTCGCTCAATCAATTTCTCGACCTCGGCACCCCGATGCCCGCTCGGCTCGCCGCGGCGGGACAGCTCGGGTATTCCATCCGGGTTCAGGGGACCGGGACGGAGGGATTCGCCTTCGCGCAGGAAGATGGCTCGTACCTCATGAGGTCGCCCTTCACTCCGGTGCTGGCGGGAGGACCGACGGACCTGATTCCAGCCGCGGCGGCCGCGAATTACTGGGCCGCGGCCGTGAACGTAGCCGTCCAGCTGGCCGACCTTCCGGACGTGACGCGCGACTACCTCCTCAGCCTCCAACCGACGCCGGCGGTGTTGAGGGCGAGCTTCACCGCCGATCCTACTTCGGGGATCGCTTTCCCGCTGGCCGCGCTGAGCCTTCCGGACCTCGATCCGATACGAGAGGAGACGCAGACTACCTACGAGTTCGGATACCGCGGACTCATCGGCGGGCGCGCCCTCGTCGCCGGCGATCTCTGGTATTCCCAGCGGAAGAACTTCGTCACGCCTCTCACCGTACAGACACCCTTCATCACCCTGAATCGGGAGGACGTAGAGGCTCTGGTCGTGGATGGCCTAGTGAATCAAGGTTACGCGGAGCCTGTGGCCCGCGCCATCGCCGCGGGGCTCGCCGCCGTCCCACTCGGCGTCGTCTCCTCTCCGGACGTGAATGCGAACGGAGCCCAGCTTCTCGCGACATACACCAACGTGGACGACGAGCTCGAACTCTGGGGACTCGATCTTTCGGCCACCTTCCTCCTCACGGATCTCTGGGCGGTCTCCGGGAGCGCCTCCTTCGTGAGTGACGACGCCTTCGAAACGGACCGCGGGGAGATCGTCGTCCTGAACGCACCGAAGGAGAAGGGAAGTCTTGCGGTGAAGTACGACGACTCGGTCCGGGGGATCTTCGGAGAGGTGCGGGCCCGCTTCTCCGGTGGATTTCCGGCGAGCTCCGGCGTCTACGAGGCCACGGCCTGCCTTCCCGACGCCCCCGCCGTGACCGAGCCCTGCGTCGAGTCCTTCACACTCGTAGATCTGAACCTCGCCTACGATGTGCCGGCCCTCCCCGGCGCGAGCATCCAGCTCTCGGTCCAGAACCTCCTCGGCGAGGCATACCGGAGCTTCCCGGGCGTCCCGGAGATCGGGCGGATGGGCCTCCTCGGCGTCCGCTACGAATTCTGA
- a CDS encoding peptide chain release factor 3 has product MFKPSDLEREVQRRRTFAIISHPDAGKTTLTEKLLLYGGAIHLAGSVKARRAARHATSDWMEMERERGISVTSSVLHFEYEGFRINLLDTPGHQDFSEDTYRTLIAADSAVMLLDNRKGVEEQTRKLFEVCKLRRIPIFTFVNKCDRIGVPPLQLLDDVEADLGIRCAPVNWPVTDGTTFLGVYERHSRALRLFERGVDHGQSRLAEKVSDFADPRVAELLGEAAKSRLTEEFDLLDAAGVPFDRDAFLRGELSPVFFGSALTNFGVAPFLERFLQEAPAPGSRATRDGEVSPLDPGFSAFVFKIQANMDPKHRDRTAFARVCSGRFEPGETVTNTRSGKAIRLTRPQQFFAQEREAMDEAWPGDVVGIHDRGSLRIGDTLAADPALEFTGIPAFSPEHFARILVSDPLRRKHLDNGLLELSEEGAIQVFFPEGGAGAGQVVGAVGPLQFEVLLHRLEHEYGVKSRLEPMPYREARWIFGPEEEIRRVAAGYDCALVRDRHQRPLLLFRSEWVRRSTEEREPALEFRSMATE; this is encoded by the coding sequence GTGTTCAAACCGTCCGACCTCGAGCGCGAGGTTCAGCGCAGAAGGACATTCGCGATTATCAGTCACCCGGACGCGGGCAAGACGACGCTCACGGAAAAGCTCCTTCTTTATGGAGGTGCGATCCATCTCGCCGGGTCGGTGAAGGCCCGCCGGGCCGCGCGCCACGCCACATCCGACTGGATGGAGATGGAGCGGGAGAGGGGGATCTCCGTCACCTCGAGTGTCCTTCACTTCGAGTACGAAGGCTTCCGCATCAACCTCCTCGATACGCCCGGTCACCAGGACTTCTCCGAAGATACCTACCGGACCCTCATCGCCGCCGACTCGGCCGTGATGCTCCTGGACAATCGGAAGGGGGTGGAAGAGCAGACCCGCAAGCTCTTCGAAGTCTGCAAGCTCCGTAGGATTCCGATCTTCACCTTCGTGAACAAGTGTGACCGGATCGGCGTTCCCCCTCTCCAGCTTCTCGACGACGTCGAGGCCGACCTCGGGATTCGTTGCGCCCCGGTGAACTGGCCGGTTACGGACGGCACGACTTTTCTCGGCGTCTACGAAAGGCATTCGCGGGCGCTCCGCCTCTTCGAGAGGGGTGTGGACCATGGGCAGAGCCGGCTCGCGGAGAAGGTCTCCGACTTCGCGGATCCGCGCGTTGCCGAGCTTCTCGGAGAGGCCGCCAAGTCCCGCCTCACGGAAGAGTTCGACCTCCTCGACGCGGCGGGGGTCCCCTTTGACCGCGATGCTTTTTTGAGAGGGGAGCTTTCTCCCGTCTTTTTCGGGAGCGCGCTCACGAACTTCGGCGTCGCCCCTTTCCTCGAGCGATTCCTGCAAGAGGCGCCAGCGCCCGGCTCCCGTGCCACGCGGGACGGGGAGGTCTCTCCTCTGGATCCTGGGTTCAGCGCCTTCGTCTTCAAGATCCAGGCGAACATGGATCCGAAGCACCGCGACCGCACCGCTTTCGCGCGTGTCTGCTCAGGACGTTTCGAGCCAGGGGAGACGGTCACGAACACGCGTTCGGGAAAGGCGATCCGGCTGACGCGTCCCCAGCAATTCTTCGCCCAGGAGCGCGAGGCTATGGATGAGGCCTGGCCCGGAGACGTAGTCGGCATCCATGACCGCGGGAGCCTCCGCATCGGAGACACCCTGGCCGCCGATCCGGCGCTAGAGTTCACGGGCATTCCCGCTTTTTCGCCCGAGCACTTCGCGCGGATCTTGGTGTCGGATCCGTTGCGGCGAAAACATCTCGACAACGGGCTTCTCGAGCTCTCGGAGGAAGGGGCGATTCAGGTCTTTTTTCCCGAGGGGGGTGCCGGAGCCGGGCAGGTCGTCGGTGCGGTCGGACCCCTCCAGTTCGAGGTCCTCCTCCATCGGCTCGAGCACGAATACGGGGTCAAGAGCCGCCTGGAGCCCATGCCGTACCGGGAGGCGCGTTGGATCTTCGGGCCGGAGGAGGAGATTCGGCGTGTGGCCGCCGGATACGACTGCGCGCTCGTCCGCGACCGCCACCAACGGCCGCTCCTCCTCTTCCGGAGCGAATGGGTGCGCCGGTCCACAGAGGAACGGGAGCCGGCACTCGAGTTTCGCAGCATGGCGACGGAGTAA